From the Salinimicrobium tongyeongense genome, one window contains:
- a CDS encoding DUF4293 domain-containing protein, whose protein sequence is MLQRIQTVYLLIAALFNAGFIFIFKLWNDFAGNAVYIEDVFSALGLTLVSALLSVITIFLFRNRKLQFVLGRVNILLNLILLGLFVYWSLTVSGETSVSEKGIGMLTPVFSIVFLVLANKAIKKDEDLVKSVDRLR, encoded by the coding sequence ATGCTACAAAGAATCCAGACAGTTTATTTATTAATTGCGGCCCTGTTTAATGCAGGATTTATTTTTATATTTAAACTGTGGAATGATTTTGCGGGGAATGCGGTGTATATCGAAGATGTTTTTTCAGCTTTGGGGTTAACGCTCGTTTCAGCTTTACTTTCAGTAATTACGATCTTTTTGTTTAGAAATAGAAAGCTTCAGTTTGTGCTGGGGCGTGTCAATATCTTATTAAACTTAATTTTACTAGGATTATTTGTCTATTGGTCCCTAACTGTATCTGGAGAAACTTCGGTTTCAGAGAAAGGTATTGGGATGCTGACTCCTGTATTTTCTATCGTTTTTTTAGTGCTGGCCAATAAGGCTATAAAAAAGGATGAAGATCTTGTAAAATCTGTGGACCGACTGCGATAA
- a CDS encoding metallophosphoesterase family protein yields MKKILLLSDTHGYLDDRILKYTAEADEVWHAGDIGTLQVSNAIKEIKPLKAVYGNIDGGGIRKEFPLNNRFRCEEVDVWITHIGGYPGRYSPAVKEEIKANPPKIFISGHSHILKVMNDKKLGLLHMNPGAAGKQGFHQMRTMLRFKIDGEEIKDLEVIELGKK; encoded by the coding sequence ATGAAAAAGATATTACTACTTAGTGACACCCATGGCTATCTTGATGATCGCATCCTGAAATATACCGCTGAAGCCGATGAAGTGTGGCATGCAGGAGATATTGGCACGCTGCAGGTAAGCAATGCCATTAAAGAAATAAAACCCCTAAAAGCCGTTTACGGAAATATTGATGGCGGCGGCATAAGAAAAGAATTTCCTCTCAACAATCGATTTAGGTGCGAAGAGGTAGACGTGTGGATCACCCATATTGGAGGCTATCCCGGGCGCTACTCTCCGGCAGTTAAGGAAGAAATAAAAGCCAACCCGCCGAAAATTTTTATTAGCGGACATTCGCACATCCTGAAAGTAATGAATGACAAAAAACTGGGTCTTTTACACATGAATCCCGGCGCAGCAGGAAAACAGGGCTTTCACCAGATGAGGACGATGCTGAGGTTTAAAATTGACGGGGAAGAAATTAAAGACCTGGAGGTGATTGAACTGGGGAAAAAATAG
- the truA gene encoding tRNA pseudouridine(38-40) synthase TruA has translation MRYFLELEFFGKAYHGWQRQPEAITVQEVIESSLSTLLQEKIEVLGAGRTDAGVHAKQIFAHFNTGIKLDSQFIFRINSLLPNDIAVKDLAAVHPEAHARFDAVARSYEYHITTRKNVFQRETAYYLQRELDVEKMNAAAKILMDYTSFKCFSRSRTDVHTYNCTITRAEWEQRDNLLIFHITADRFLRNMVRAIVGTLVEIGLGKREIDNMHHVIKSGNRSEAGASVPAQGLYLTRILYPESIFI, from the coding sequence TTGAGATATTTTTTGGAGCTGGAATTCTTCGGAAAAGCCTATCACGGCTGGCAACGACAACCTGAGGCTATAACAGTGCAGGAGGTGATTGAAAGTTCCCTTAGCACATTGCTTCAGGAAAAAATTGAAGTCCTGGGTGCCGGAAGGACAGATGCAGGAGTGCACGCGAAGCAGATCTTTGCGCATTTTAATACCGGAATAAAACTGGACAGTCAGTTTATTTTCAGGATAAATTCGCTGCTGCCAAACGATATCGCTGTTAAAGATCTTGCTGCCGTACACCCCGAAGCTCATGCCCGTTTTGATGCTGTAGCCCGTTCCTACGAATATCACATCACTACAAGGAAGAACGTGTTTCAACGTGAAACGGCATATTACTTACAGAGAGAGCTCGATGTGGAAAAGATGAATGCAGCTGCAAAGATCCTGATGGATTACACCAGCTTTAAATGTTTTTCCCGGTCCAGGACCGATGTACATACTTACAACTGCACAATAACAAGGGCAGAATGGGAACAACGCGATAACCTGCTTATCTTTCACATTACGGCCGATCGCTTTTTGCGGAATATGGTGCGGGCCATTGTGGGTACATTAGTGGAGATAGGCTTGGGAAAACGCGAAATAGACAATATGCATCACGTGATTAAAAGCGGGAACAGGAGTGAAGCGGGAGCATCTGTACCTGCACAGGGATTGTATTTAACCAGGATCTTATATCCTGAAAGTATTTTTATTTAA
- a CDS encoding ABC transporter ATP-binding protein: MAATTGNAFDFRLFKRLLKYAFAYKWAFYFVAIAAILLSFLGVMRPYLLQLTIDNSIVPQNNDELVFYISLMLGVLVLEVLFQFCFIYFANWLGQEVIRDLRVNLFKHMLQFKMKYFDNSAVGRLVTRAVSDIETIASIFSEGLFMIISDLLKMTVILAFMFYQSWRLTLLVLVVLPFILYATRIFQKKMKLAFEEVRTQVANLNTFVQERITGMKIVQLFTREEKEYENFKEINDKHRKGWVKTVWYNSIFFPIAEMATSITIGLIVWYGGLRVVAGSEAITLGVIVAFVELSQMLFRPLRQIADKFNTLQMGMVAANRVFGVLDTQSSIPDNGKIEVDHLKGEIEFKDVRFSYVGDEEVLKGISFKAMAGETVAIVGATGAGKSTIINLLNRSYEISSGQILIDGIDVKDMTLKSLRGEIAIVLQDVFLFADTILNNITLNDPDITKETVVQAAKDIGVDNFIASLPGAYDYNVKERGVMLSSGQRQLIAFLRAYVSNPSILVLDEATSSVDSYSEQLIQDATLKITQGRTSIVIAHRLATVKKADKILVMDAGKIVEMGTHSQLLKKENGYYKNLYEVQFMQEEQSL, translated from the coding sequence ATGGCAGCAACAACAGGAAATGCTTTTGACTTCAGATTATTTAAGCGCCTGCTTAAATATGCTTTTGCCTATAAATGGGCCTTCTACTTTGTAGCCATTGCCGCTATTTTGCTATCCTTCCTGGGGGTAATGCGCCCTTATTTACTGCAGCTCACTATTGATAACTCTATAGTGCCGCAAAATAATGATGAGCTTGTTTTTTACATAAGCCTCATGTTAGGGGTGCTGGTGCTGGAGGTGCTTTTTCAGTTTTGTTTTATTTATTTCGCCAACTGGCTGGGGCAGGAGGTAATTAGAGATTTAAGGGTCAACCTCTTTAAACACATGCTTCAGTTTAAAATGAAGTATTTTGACAACTCTGCTGTAGGCCGGCTGGTAACCCGGGCAGTAAGTGATATCGAGACCATAGCGAGTATCTTCAGCGAAGGCTTGTTCATGATCATAAGTGACCTTTTAAAAATGACAGTTATCCTGGCTTTTATGTTCTATCAAAGCTGGAGGCTCACCCTATTGGTACTGGTCGTACTGCCGTTCATTCTCTATGCCACCAGGATTTTTCAGAAAAAAATGAAATTGGCTTTTGAAGAGGTGCGCACCCAGGTGGCAAACCTGAATACATTTGTGCAGGAACGTATCACCGGGATGAAGATCGTGCAACTCTTTACCCGTGAAGAAAAAGAATACGAGAATTTTAAGGAAATTAACGATAAACACCGCAAAGGCTGGGTTAAAACGGTTTGGTACAACTCCATATTTTTCCCAATTGCCGAAATGGCTACTTCCATAACCATAGGTTTAATTGTGTGGTATGGAGGTTTACGTGTGGTTGCCGGCAGCGAAGCAATCACGCTGGGGGTAATTGTTGCCTTTGTGGAGCTGAGCCAGATGCTATTTCGGCCGTTGCGGCAAATTGCCGATAAATTCAATACGCTCCAAATGGGAATGGTGGCTGCAAACCGGGTTTTTGGAGTACTCGATACCCAATCTTCCATTCCCGACAACGGTAAAATTGAAGTAGATCACCTTAAGGGGGAAATTGAATTTAAAGATGTGAGATTTAGCTATGTGGGTGATGAAGAGGTGCTCAAAGGAATCTCTTTTAAGGCCATGGCAGGTGAAACAGTTGCTATTGTAGGGGCTACCGGGGCCGGAAAATCCACCATAATTAATCTGCTCAATCGTTCTTACGAAATTTCAAGCGGACAAATTCTTATCGACGGCATAGACGTCAAGGACATGACCTTAAAATCCCTGCGTGGGGAAATTGCAATCGTACTTCAGGATGTGTTCCTCTTTGCCGATACCATTCTCAACAATATTACTCTAAATGACCCTGATATCACTAAAGAAACGGTAGTGCAGGCAGCAAAAGATATTGGGGTAGATAACTTTATTGCGAGCCTGCCGGGAGCTTATGATTATAATGTGAAAGAGCGGGGGGTAATGTTGTCTTCAGGGCAGCGTCAATTAATCGCATTTTTGAGAGCTTACGTGAGCAATCCAAGCATTTTGGTGTTAGATGAGGCTACTTCTTCTGTCGATTCTTACAGTGAACAGCTCATCCAGGATGCTACGCTGAAGATCACCCAAGGCCGCACTTCCATAGTAATTGCCCACAGGCTGGCCACGGTGAAAAAAGCCGATAAGATTTTGGTGATGGACGCAGGAAAAATAGTGGAGATGGGAACGCATTCCCAATTGCTAAAGAAAGAGAACGGCTACTATAAAAATCTGTACGAAGTGCAATTCATGCAGGAAGAGCAAAGTCTTTAA